From Candidatus Thermoplasmatota archaeon:
CAACAAGCATCCACACACCCATCAATAAATCAAGTGGCTCGAAGCCAGCAACAACCTGTGGAACATTATATTTTTTTGAAATAAAATCATATGGTTTTGTCCCAATAATTGTGGATACATGCCCTGGTTGTATCAATCCATCAATCTTTATCTCGCCCATATCAAGAATAGCTTTCAAAGCAGGTGGTATCAATCTATGACAACTAAGCACAGAAAAATTACTCGGAGGATTCTTTAGTAAAACCGAGGCGGTCGTGGGCACAGTTGTTTCAAAACCAACTGCCATGAAAACAACATCCTTATTCTTGTTTTTTTCAGCGATGGAAACAGCATCCTCGATACCATAAACCGTTCTGATATCACAGCCTTCTTCTTTCATACCCTGCAATGAATGTTTTTCCCCTGGTACCCTTATCATGTCACCAAAAGTTGCAACTGTTTTACCTTTTCTTGCAAGTAACAGCATCTCTTCGATCTCTTTAGCTGTAGTAACGCAGACAGGGCACCCTGGTCCCTGCCCTATTTCTATGCCACATTTCTTTAGCAAAACATCCAAACCATGTTTCACAAGAGTATCCTGATGAGTGCCACAGACATGCATAAACTTCAGATTAACATCCAGTTTTTCTATCCTAGAAACTATGTCCTCCGCTAGCTTTTTGTCTTTCAAAGGAAACACTAAGACTCCTCCATGGAAAGCATCTCTCTAAAAAGATTAAGAGTCTCACGAGCCTCTTTCGCGTCTAAAACCTGTATAGCAAAACCAGCGTGAACAAGAACATAATCACCGATTTTTACGTCAACAAGCGTTATGTTAGCTTTGCGTCTAGTACCCTCCCCATAGTCAACTGTTGCATGTTCTTTCTTATCATCAATTTCAACGATTTTACCAGGTATAGCTAAACACATAATTCACTAACTTCTACTCTTTATGAGTTTTTCTCCATTCATCAAGAGGTATACTGAATTTCTTTTCAACCTCGTCCCTAAAAGTTGGTCCACCGTTGTATGCACAAAACGGGATTATCCTATCATCAGGGGTTGCATAATGGATAACGCAGCGTTTCACCCGCTCTATATCATAGTTGTAATTATCCTGGAAATGCATAACACCAATCATCATGGTCTTCCATGTGAACTTACCAACAGCTTTCTTATCTTTCTCAGATGCGATGTCTGATAGTATCTCCATTATATCTAGTCCTTTAGGCATCTTTTTTTTGTCAATAAATTCTCCAAAATATTTGTCAAAAGTTTTAGCAATATCCTGTTTCTTTTTAACAGCCCTATAAAGTTTTATGAAAAACTTTAATTTCTTTGCTTTCTTTGATAGCTCTTCCATCCGAGTGAATAAACCTTCTACGTCTACAAACCTTGGAATCGGTGTTACTTTTCCTTTGTTTATGAAAACAAATGTCGCGTAACCACAATGTGGATGAGCTGAGAAGGTTATCTCCTCACGGTCAGATAAAATTGAGACAAGATCAGATATCGGGGCAACAACCGGTACAGGGTAGAAATCATCCTTTTTTAGGAAACTAGTTTGTTTCTCCAGATCATGAATTAGATCAGGTATTGTGTATCGTTGTTCCTCCAGTTGTTCTTTATCTATTCTGCCTGTGAATGATACTGGTTGGAAATTAACACCACGCACAACATCAGCGTTTTTAATAGCATAATTTACAATCTCCCCAACTTGGTCATCGTTTATTGTTTTTACAACAGTTGGGACCAGTACTGTGGATAACGGCTTTGGTTTAACTTTTTTACAGTTTTCCACGGCTTTCAACTTTACATCCAATAGATTTCTTCCTCTAGCAGCAACATAGTCTTGTTCTCTCAATCCATCAAACTGTAAATAAATCGTGTTCATACCAGCGTTTCTCATCTGCTGACAGAAATCAAAATCAACCATCTTCAAACCATTTGTAGCAACCTGTATCTGTGCGAAACCCATCTCTTTTGCTTTAGCAACAATATCCATAAAACGTGGGTGAATAGTTGGCTCTCCACCAGCGAACTGGATAGCCTTGCATGGTACGGGGCGTTCCGCTCGCAGGTTTTCCATCATACGAACAACATCATCATAGGATGGTTCAAACACGTAGCCTGCTGCGTTAGCATTAGCGAAACAAATAGGGCATTTAAGGTTACAACGATTAGTTAAATCAATCAAAGCAAGACAGGTATGTGAAAGATGAAGATTACAGAGACCACAATCATATGGGCAGACTTTTGCATCTGTGATCTTCGGGTTGTCCACACCTTTTCCATCATATGCCCATTCCTCAGCCTTCAAATACATGTCTACATCTGACCAATATACGTCGTCGAAGTCACCATGTTCTTCACAGGTTTTTTTCATCAAAACCTTACCATCTTTTTCGTAAATAGTTGCTTTAATGATTTTTTTACATTCAGGGCATAATGACTGTGTTTCTTTTGGGAGGCCTTTTTTAAGATTTGATTTATTAAAGCTCATATACTCACTTTTTGTCTTTATTTTGAGTGACAGTAAAAAACCGTGTTGTATATAACTGTGTCGCCCTATCTATTTGGTTGAATCCTTTTAGGATATGCCCCAAGATTAAAATTTCGTAATATTTAAATATTCAAATTTACTTATATACTTTTATGAATGAAACAGAGATATTCAAAGCACTAGCAGACGAAACCAGACTCAAAATCCTTGAATGCATAAGAAATGGTGAAAAATGCATATGCGACATAATACCATTTACAGGCAAATCCCAACCAAATGTTTCTCAGCATCTAAAAGTAATGAAATACGCAGGCATT
This genomic window contains:
- the hypD gene encoding hydrogenase formation protein HypD gives rise to the protein MFPLKDKKLAEDIVSRIEKLDVNLKFMHVCGTHQDTLVKHGLDVLLKKCGIEIGQGPGCPVCVTTAKEIEEMLLLARKGKTVATFGDMIRVPGEKHSLQGMKEEGCDIRTVYGIEDAVSIAEKNKNKDVVFMAVGFETTVPTTASVLLKNPPSNFSVLSCHRLIPPALKAILDMGEIKIDGLIQPGHVSTIIGTKPYDFISKKYNVPQVVAGFEPLDLLMGVWMLVEQIKHGTAFVQNEYTRAVHEDGNVKAKKVIDEVFETGDKKWRGFPVIPKSSLELRKQFEEYDAKKKYEDDLEELKNKDFKEPKGCKCGELLRGLLSPQDCPLFGTRCKPGSPVGPCMVSIEGSCNIEYRYKKTK
- a CDS encoding HypC/HybG/HupF family hydrogenase formation chaperone; translated protein: MCLAIPGKIVEIDDKKEHATVDYGEGTRRKANITLVDVKIGDYVLVHAGFAIQVLDAKEARETLNLFREMLSMEES
- a CDS encoding radical SAM protein, encoding MSFNKSNLKKGLPKETQSLCPECKKIIKATIYEKDGKVLMKKTCEEHGDFDDVYWSDVDMYLKAEEWAYDGKGVDNPKITDAKVCPYDCGLCNLHLSHTCLALIDLTNRCNLKCPICFANANAAGYVFEPSYDDVVRMMENLRAERPVPCKAIQFAGGEPTIHPRFMDIVAKAKEMGFAQIQVATNGLKMVDFDFCQQMRNAGMNTIYLQFDGLREQDYVAARGRNLLDVKLKAVENCKKVKPKPLSTVLVPTVVKTINDDQVGEIVNYAIKNADVVRGVNFQPVSFTGRIDKEQLEEQRYTIPDLIHDLEKQTSFLKKDDFYPVPVVAPISDLVSILSDREEITFSAHPHCGYATFVFINKGKVTPIPRFVDVEGLFTRMEELSKKAKKLKFFIKLYRAVKKKQDIAKTFDKYFGEFIDKKKMPKGLDIMEILSDIASEKDKKAVGKFTWKTMMIGVMHFQDNYNYDIERVKRCVIHYATPDDRIIPFCAYNGGPTFRDEVEKKFSIPLDEWRKTHKE
- a CDS encoding metalloregulator ArsR/SmtB family transcription factor, giving the protein MNETEIFKALADETRLKILECIRNGEKCICDIIPFTGKSQPNVSQHLKVMKYAGIINERKNGNRILIKVSNKDIFKIIDQAKKLR